The following proteins are encoded in a genomic region of Candidatus Diapherotrites archaeon:
- a CDS encoding CoA-binding protein codes for MPPALESAFSARRIAVIGASRNPGKIGYVVLENFVKGGFSGKIFPVNPHAEKILDLKTYSSILKVPGRVDLAIITVPAALVPKVLEECGRKKAGSIVIISAGFSEIGNMELTTQVEKVMEKYPRMPVIGPNCLGILDTRSHVDTLFLPRYRLGRPKPGVISFISQSGALGSAVLDWAGNKEYGINKFVSYGNAMDVDEAELIEYLAQDDTTKVICVYLEGVRNGKKFFHTAQKLSKKKPVIVIKGGMSVAGGKATASHTGSLAGSGKVFEAVVDQTGLIPARTMQEVFDFARTIASEPLPKGNRVQIITNGGGYGVLATDALEDTGLALATMREKNRKPIIAVSPSYAVIRNPMDLTGDADNHRFLVAVENTLNDPNVDSLILIMLFQVPTLDSDIIEGLSELLTKRKKPVLLLSAGGEFAQMHMKLLEKEGVNTFDDPHQAARALQALTRYAEKK; via the coding sequence ATGCCCCCTGCACTGGAATCCGCTTTTTCCGCCAGACGCATCGCGGTCATTGGCGCTTCCCGGAACCCGGGTAAAATAGGGTATGTGGTGCTCGAGAATTTTGTTAAGGGCGGATTCTCTGGGAAGATTTTCCCCGTTAATCCCCACGCGGAGAAAATCCTGGACCTGAAAACCTATTCCTCTATATTGAAGGTCCCTGGACGCGTGGATTTGGCGATCATTACCGTCCCCGCCGCACTCGTACCAAAAGTATTAGAAGAATGCGGCCGGAAGAAAGCGGGGAGTATTGTCATCATTTCTGCCGGTTTTTCTGAAATAGGAAATATGGAACTGACCACGCAGGTAGAAAAGGTGATGGAAAAGTACCCCCGCATGCCGGTCATCGGACCCAACTGCTTGGGGATTTTGGATACGCGCTCACACGTGGACACGCTGTTCCTCCCCCGCTACCGATTAGGAAGACCTAAACCCGGGGTCATCTCATTCATCTCCCAATCCGGGGCACTGGGAAGCGCCGTGCTGGATTGGGCGGGAAACAAGGAGTATGGCATCAACAAATTCGTTTCCTATGGAAACGCCATGGACGTGGATGAGGCGGAGCTCATCGAATATTTGGCGCAGGACGACACTACGAAAGTCATATGCGTCTATTTGGAAGGCGTCCGAAATGGGAAGAAATTCTTCCATACGGCCCAAAAACTTTCAAAGAAAAAACCTGTGATCGTCATCAAAGGAGGGATGAGCGTGGCGGGAGGAAAAGCCACGGCGTCGCACACCGGGAGCCTTGCAGGGAGTGGAAAAGTATTTGAGGCCGTGGTGGACCAGACAGGGTTGATTCCCGCACGGACGATGCAGGAAGTGTTTGATTTTGCCCGCACGATTGCCAGTGAACCTCTTCCCAAGGGGAACCGGGTCCAAATAATTACCAATGGGGGTGGGTATGGGGTGTTGGCCACGGATGCCCTGGAAGACACTGGACTGGCCCTCGCAACCATGCGGGAAAAGAATCGAAAACCCATCATCGCCGTGTCTCCCTCCTACGCGGTAATACGGAATCCCATGGACCTGACGGGAGACGCGGACAACCACCGCTTTCTTGTTGCGGTGGAGAACACGCTCAACGATCCTAATGTGGACAGCCTCATCCTCATCATGCTCTTCCAGGTCCCCACCCTCGATTCGGACATCATCGAGGGGTTGAGTGAACTATTGACCAAGCGTAAAAAACCGGTGCTCCTGCTCAGCGCGGGAGGAGAATTTGCCCAGATGCATATGAAACTATTGGAAAAAGAAGGCGTGAACACATTTGATGATCCCCATCAGGCGGCCCGGGCCCTGCAAGCGCTGACCAGATATGCCGAGAAAAAATAA